AAACATGATGGCAAGTTCAATCTACTAAAAGCATCATTTCTTCAAAGTCTTTGCTGaccaaaaactaaatataaaaacaaataaatttaaatttaaaaaattaggaccTGTGTCCCAAAGatttctttatcttaaaatttaaggggcttcccgggtggcgcagtggttgagagtctgcctgccgatgcggtggacacgggttcatgccccagtccaggaggatcccacgtgccgctgagtggctgggcccgtgagccatggtcgctgagcctgcgcatccagagcctgtgctccgcaacgggagaggccacaacagtgagaggcccgcgtaccacaaaaaaaaaaaaaaaaaaaaaaaaatttaagactgTTCATTAGGAAAGTGTTGAAAATTCTGTCATTGCAACCAAGTGCATAGGACATAGAAgcttcaaaatggaaataatgaggCATAAAGCAGATTATTAAAGGGGAGGATGattggaaagggaagaaaatggaacaGAACACTGCAATGCAAATATCATTGTCAAAGATAATGTCAGGAGCCTCAGAGGCAAGTCAAGGAATTGAAAAGGAATTGGTGTCTGAGGAATAACGGTATTTTTAGAGACAGCCATAATCAACGTACTCAGAAGTCATAGAACATTCTAAGTGGTCTCTGCCTGGCAGGCCTTAGAAGcaagaaatatttccatttatctaataGAAAGCTCTCCTGCtataattttaagtgtttttttttttctattctcaatagaaatgtaaaaacatgaactagtttttctgtaaatagcaataaaaaattgaacaaaagtataggaaaataattttttatactttccttttttgCTGAAAATGTTAGCACCATTTCATCAACACTTTAAACATCAACAATGAGATATGTCTCCTTCTCTGCTTATTTTGGGATAAGAATCAACAGGACTTGGGCCAGTACTCAAATTATATGTGCACACAAATCACCTGAGGATCTTGTCAATGTGCAGAGTATAATTTGGAAGAGGAAGGCCTGAGATTGTGCAATTtgaacaagctcccaggtgatgcccatATTTCTTGTCTGCAGACCATATTTTAAGTAACAAGGGAGTAGGCTTTTTCCTCTATGGCTTTAAACAAttatattaattcaacaaatagttttCAAGTGTCTGGGATACAGCACTGGTGATGGAACATTGAATAAAGCATGGTGTTTGTCCTCAAAAACCTTACAGCATATAGGCTACTGTGAGGGAATCAGACCTGCCAATTAATGATGGTGAGAAAGATAAACAGCAGCCCTGAAAACACTAATGGTAAACCAGTGCGTTCCCTGATTCCCATGCACAGAATCTTCAGAACATCAAATCAGACAAGGTCACTCTGTGACAATGATGGAGAGAGACAAAAACAAGGCCACTCTGTAGCCGTACCAGAGAACAGATGAAAACAAGAACACTGTACAAACCACAAAAATGACTAAACCTCACCTTCAGTGCCTACTGCTTTTTTACCAATGACAACTTTAGTTTTGTTTCAGTTCCTCAGTAAAAGTTGTTAAAATACCCAATCATAGAAATTAGGTCTGTTTCCTGATGTTACCTCTGGGAAGTGGACTAATTGTCCCCCAAAGACATCGCCATTCTAATTCCagagcctgtgaatatgttatattacatggcaaaagggctTTGAGGTTGCTAATCCACAAGCCTAGAGGTagagagattattctggattattggGGTGGGGCCAATGTAATCAAAAGGATCCTTAAAGTGAAAGAGGAAGgtaggagggtcagagtcagatcagggagagagatttgaagatgctatgctACTGTCTTTGAAGGCGAAGGAAGGAGACACAAACCAAGGAAGTGGGGCAGCATCTtgaatctggaaaaggcaaggaagtgaaATCGTCCACAATGAATACAGCCCTACCAATACCTTGACTtttgaacttctgacctccaaaattGTAAgagtaaatttgtgttgttttaaaccactaactTTGTGGAAAGTTTTTACAGATGGTATCCAATCCAGAAGAGACCACTGCCTCCTTTAATCCTCTCCAAAATCAACTCCTTCAAGCCCAAATCCTAGAACAAGCCCCTCCTAACCCTCTTATTGAGACATCCTAGAGTTTCTCATATTGCATGATCTCCATCATCACAGTAAGTAATAAACCCAACTTTGTTTGACTACGATGTGTTCCAGGTGGTCTTGGTTGGTGGGCAGAGAGTAGTGTGAGCACTGCCATATTAAACAGAGGTGAAACTTTTCAGTCGGAACAAGGGAGGGCCCCTGAGGTAGAGGAAGGCCTTCTGAAAGCTCCACAGGAGTTCACTGGATGAAGAAGAGGGCAGAAGACAGCAAAGAACCATTGCAGGAGAAAGGGAAGCATGTTATAACGAAGTAGGAAATGAGACTAGAGAAATCAGTGTTCTTATAAGTCACTAATTGATCTTTATCCTGAAACTGATCTTTATCCTGAAATCAGTAAGTAACCACAAAATAACCAGAGTTTGTGAAAGAAAATCATGTTATTAGATTGGCATTTTAAGAGATGATTTCATCTGTGGTATGGAAGGTGGTTTGGAGATTACCTGGCAGACTGGATAGGCAGCAGGTGTATTAATCCAGGCAAGAAACGATAAGGGTATGAATGGAGGCAGAAATTAGGAGTGAAGATCTGCCACCATTTTGTAGAGATAGTGAGATAGGAAAACCTAAGGACCTGGTACCAAAGTAAAGAATGAAGCCCAATAATTGTTAAGATTACTTGGCAAGCTTATGAAATACTGGAGGACCTTCATAACCTCATTTAGGGTCAAATCAGTAAGCACATAATGAATGTTTTGCCTCTGTTATCAGTGGTAGAATAATGTGCTTGGAAGGAATCAGAAGACCTCAGCTTGATACCTTGGCTCAAGGCTCAGCTTTCCcagttggtaaatattttctcacttgggaaaattacttaatttccatCAAATTCCTAATGATACCTATTTCCCAAGACAATtgtcagaattaaataaaattatatggatGTATTCTGTAAACTGTTAATCAATATGTACATTTAGGTACAGTTATTTATGGCATAAGAAGtgcattagggacttccctggcggtccactggttgggacttcaccttccagtgcagggggtgcggattcaatccctggttggggagctaagatcccacatgccctgcagcCAAAAACCCAAATCATAGagcagaaacaatattgtgacaaattcaataaagactttaaaaatggtccacaaaaaaaaaaaaaagtacatcaaGCAGGGGTATTTCTGGGAAAGGTTCTATAGCTTCAAATGTGCTGTATGGAGGgagcgggaattccctggcagtccaatggttaggattcagcactttcactgccatggcccagctTCAACCCctagtcagagaactaagatcccacatgccatgtggccaaaaatatatatatatgatattttatatatatatatacatgatatatatatataatttatatgtatgacatatattaaatatatattaatatataaagtatatattatattatatatatgattgttatatattgtataatatattaatatataatatatattaaatatatatctcaTCTATATGATAGAGTGGAGAGATGGATTTAGAGTCAGATCATCCTTGGCTAGCTATAGCTTGACATTTTCTTTACAAATGAATGATGCAGCCTCAAACAAATTAAACTTTTCGACACTGGTTTCCTCTTCAGTAATATAGTAGATAATGAAATCTGCCTCAAAAAACctgttattgttttattaaaattatctaTTGTTGTATCTGTTACATAATTACTAcaggagaaaaagagataagattTTGTTGTACTTAATCCCTTCTTGTCCCTCATTAAGGTATTTATGTTAGGTTCAAGATGACAGGCAGACCAACCatacagattttttccttccccttccctagAACACATTAAATTATAGCAAAGGCTGGAAGCCAACAATGACAGAGAGAATTGTAGGGACAACATCAGTTGAAGGGAGATTAACTAAAGGTCTGGATGATGGAAAGGAGatgaagggaaaacagaaagaaggagaaaCTATGAGAGGAGGGGACTACAAGCAACAGTAAGTTGATCTTCCCTTCAAATTCCCAGAGAGGACTGGGCTTCAGAACACTAAGAAAAATACCAGGATTGGGGCTGAAACAGAGATAAGGTGGTTAAATGAAAATCTCATTGAAGAACAGGGTGGGGTACTAGGGCAACTTGTGTTGTCACTTGAACTTTAGAGTAAAACTTTAGATCTTTACACAATGGCATTTGAGGACCTCATCCAGCCTAAAGGTCAGCCACCCCTCTCTTACCCTAAAGTGAATTCTGCCTGTCAGTGAACTTTTACCTCATACCCAGAGCTCCAGTGCAGCTCGTCAGTGTGTCATTATTAAATCTGAAAGAATGACTTACAATCATAGCAATGACTGTTATAACATATGAGAGGATAGAAATTAGCATATGTAGCAATGATACCATAGCAATAAGTACACTTAACACCTATATCATAGTTTCTAAATACCGGTCTTCACCTAAGGGATCTAGTGCTTCCATGACTGAAGGAGAAAAGTTCAAGATAATCCTGGAATATCTTGTTGAGCCAGAAAGGAAGACATTGATCAAACAGCAATGGGAGCCATTTCTGAAGGACAAAGGAGCCAGCATGAAGATGTCCCCACTctccaaatctgggacaatttgagcatcaaaattaACAATAATGATATGGATGGTAACACATTGAGTAAAATAAGAATCCTCAAGCCCATATTGATATAGATATTGATACTAATAAATAAGCACACAGAAAATAAGTGGGGAGAAGAGAAATTTCTTATGTAGAatgccaaataataaatatagaaggaattagaaaattagaaaattgtgAATGGATCCTTAAATAGTGGGTGAAAGCTTGATAAGGaatagaataaatatttacatagtgtCAAAGTATCGACacaaattaattacaaagggagaaATAGCAAATTTGCAGTGAAGAAACGTGAAGGACACTACTTTCATCAAGTGATCAAAGTAACCACCAACCAAATTTATATGAACCAACATAAAGTGTCTCTTGATACAATGCAATGAAAAGGATACAGCATCACTTCTATGGCATTTCTACCAAAAAATGCTAAAcatgaatctaatcatgaggaaagtTGGATAAACCCAAgtcaagctatatatatatatatatatatatatatatatatatatatatatatatatatatatatatatcttataggCTGTCTTATATTTTGTGTCCTTGGAAGGAAATGAGTGGATAATCATTTATAACACGTTAATTGGCATAAAATAGAAGACTATTAAATTTCCCGTAAATATTGAATAAAGTATATTTAACTCTTAAGGGTcagaattgtgttttatttatctctctGTCCCCAAATTTTAGGACAATGCTTGGTGTTGTAGCTGCTTGGTGAGTGTCTTTTGAATGAGTATCTCTTGAAGATACTCAGTGTCTCAGGCCAGAGACTGTTGCAGGTTTTTACAGCACCTCAAGTTTTAACACAGTGACCAGAGCCCAATAACTTCATACATAAATGAAGTTTATATTGGACTCTACAATATTTTGCACCCATAAAGCAGAGATTTAACAAATCAATGAACagttattgagcatcttctctgACACAGACAGGGGTGCAATAAATACTTGATACATGAATGCATGAGCTTTCATTCAAGCAGAGCAGAGGTTTCTCAGGAAACAAGATAAGAAGCATTTTCTAAGTGCGGACCACATATCATTTCAAGTGCTTCTGATGGCAACTATCATTCCAAAGAACAAAAGCTTCATTTTAAATACAGCTATATATATAATCAGAGGTGAAGaaggtaggaaaaataaaacccatcaatcaaaaagggaaaaaaatactatGTGATTTTAGCTGTCAGCTTCCCTTTACTGACCAAATCTTAGGATGTCTTAAAAACAGAGTGTCATAACTCAGTCCATTTAGTGAACTTTTTCCAACAGTTTATGGGGTTCAAATCTCTCTAGGACTGAGTTCTATAAACAGCAGGAAAAGGggataaaacaaaatggaattgTGTCActaatgaaagaaggaaagaaatgttttttaacatTCAACAACTAAGAAATATTCCTGTTTATAATCAGCATAGAGAAACACTAACAACTGCGGTATACAGActatacagttgactcttgaacagaGTGGGTTTGAACTTCAaaggtccacttacatgtggatattttttaatagtaaatactatagtactacacaatccacagttggttgaatccacagagtCAGACTGAATCTTAGCTACAGAGGGCTGAACATAAACTATACATGGATTAACCcccgcattgttcaagggtcatctGTATTTGGATTAAATTTAGGACTTTtttagggaatttttaaaaattgaaatctcaACATAAAGGGACAAAATTATTAGGTATCACCCTATCTTGCTGTACAGTCTGAAATCAGAATAAGATTTGATTGAAGTTCACCATTACAGGTTGAAAGTGGTTGATgagtacaaaaaacaaaacaaacaaacaaaaaagcatcataaaataaacaaccagaacaaaaatatttgtgCTAAATGAATTTGATTTATTGAGATGAACAGCAAAACCCCTTCCTACTCACACCTAATTGTAATGCATTGATGTTGATGTAGAGATTAATGATACATGGGCAGAGCAACCATAAGAGACAAACTGCCTGCTTCACTAGTAAAAATTCAGGTATATTGGAAAAATATATCTTGCTTCAGCTGTAGATGAATACCAGTTCAGCATTTTATGCCTGGGTGACTTGTTCAGCATCATCAAAGACCAGGATTTCAGCAAGAAGTCAGCGAGAAGATGGAAGATGTATCTCTCAAGCATATCTGGAAGCAGGAAGACAGACTTTGTTTTTCAGGTTGTTCTGTGCACAGAGTAATGATCGAAGAGTCCTGTAGTCATCTGCAGCCATGGTCCATCAATAAGTGCTGTAGCCAAAGCCAGAGCCAGAGCCCCATGGTCGGCAAAAGCTGCCACCATAGCCATAGCCTAGGTTGTTAATGTTGCTACCACCAAAGCCGTAGCCCAGGGAGCTGTAACCATTTCATCCATAACTGTAGTTCAGGGGAGAGCCCAGGGGCATGACGCAGTTTAGGAGTGTGGCTCTGAATGTCCTGTGGAAATCGGTTGCCTAGCAAGGATTACCTGGGAAGTAGCTTCCATAGCAGAAGTAATGAGTCATGGTGGCAGGAGTTGAGAAGGATTTGGATAGATTGCAAAGAGAAAGTTACCCAAGAATGAATGAAGTTCTTGTCCTGCACAGGGCCTTTTATACCTCAAGCTGGTGGGCATGACATGCTTGCCTAGACATCTTATGATAAATTTACATAGATAATTCTATTATTGctaataaaatgcatataaagGAACCCACAGACTCACTGCCCACATTTTTGTTGGCTTTTCTATCTGCAAAGGAATGTGTCATATCTTCAAAGCCAGCGGCCATCCTTGACACACAATTGAATTCTTTTCATCGGTGTTCCATGGTTTAACCCGTGTTCTGATTGCATCATGTGAGATTCTTTAAATCCTCTGATTATAAACTCCTCCCAACTGATATAGCTAAACTAAAAAAAGTTTTGGCAACCATGTAAACACTTCTACAGCTTCTTGAAATTCTCTCCATATATCATTCAAAAGCATTGGTATACcaactgtttaatgggtatggaggTTTTTTTGGAGTAAAGAACAATATTTGGAACTAGAGATGGTAGTTGCAAAACATTGTGATgtactaaataccactgaattgttcactttaaaactggctcattttatgttatgtgaatttcatctcaattatttttaatttttaaagcattgctACAGAAATCCAGCAGAGCAAGTCTTTTTTACAGAGGCTGTAAGAACACTAAATAATAGGATAGCTATGGATAACGTAGTAGTAATTTTCACGTATTTCATTTATGAGCATTATCCTTGttaacatgtcttttttttccatGGAGAACATACAATCTTTGGTTTAAATCATCTTGAACATTGCCAAGCTGTCTTGTTGTGGAGTTGCCACACTGGGGTTGAGTGGAATGGTGCCCAATTTAAAGTCATGTTATACCATGCTTGGTTCTTATTGACTCCTAGTAAAACAAGCTTGGATACCATGATCCATTATGAAATACCAGTTATATTTAAAAGTGCAGCACTTACTTTTGCTCCCCTTTTGCAGAAGTATGTCCACTTTTCTTGACAAAAGTAAACCAGAAAGAATTTGAGCTCAGCAAAGCTAAGTCTATTCTAATTCAAATGTTTAGGAAAGAATCTTTTTTATACATCCTAGTTTCTCtgaaaatagataaagaaaacttCCTGGATACCAACTCCTTTGTATATTCCTCCCTTAATGGATAACCATAGAGTCCAAAGGGCAAAATATTCCAGACATTTCTCTGTTAAAATTCCTCCTCCCTGAGGTTCTCTGACACAGGAACTTCCTACAGGTCATATTATTTAAGTTTggacatgctttttttttaattctaaaaactgATTACGTTATGAGAGTTTATAGTTAGAGAAAGTCAAAAAGATAAGGTCTATtttcaaattcaatttttaacAAAAGGAATGAATTAAAATAAGAGGCTGTATCCTCAAGAGTCCAAATTATATAAACTCTACATAAGCTAAtccagaaaattcaaaaatatgtgtGGGAGTCAGAGAGGGCAGAGGTGACTGCTCTCATTTAATTGTGACTGTTCAGTGGTTACTTGAAAATTTTTACTGCTGATTCTACCATGCAATAACTTCTGAACCTGTAATTTGGATCTactgccaccaggtggcagtgGTATTTATTTCAGTTAGTCTGAACTATAGGACTGGAGTTGGAGGGTTATCAAATGTAAACAAGCAGAAGAACACCCTAAAGAACTtgtttgaaattcagatttccagAGCTATCCTCTCCCTCTACCACCATGAGATCCTGGAAATCTGTATTTCTAATGAGtatctcaggtgattctgatgaatAAATCATCCTGATAAATTCTGGACAAGTCTTTCATGAGATTTCAAGGACTCTGTCTTTGCTTGGCTGTGTGAAATTGCCCTGAGCTGCTTATTTCTCTTTGACAGGCATGTTCAGTGTCAGTCACAGGTGACCTATTCTCTGGGTGATAgagataattaaagaaaaaaaccttagtttgtcttttccattcccttgtgctctgtttcttttctcaggTCACACCTGAATAGAAAGGGAAGTAACTACAGTGTGTCCAGGCATATTTTACCAGGAGGTAAAACCCACCTGAGCTGGCCTATGAATCACTTacccccaattaaaaaaaataaaaacaaaaactattttgcttgttttttattttcctatctcCTCTTAGACTTTCCCAGAGAAACTCCTTAGCCAAGTatttgattcaatattttttattttaaatattagtaataataaatatacatgaagGACTCACTCTGTGAGttctgttctaaacactttatgtATACTACTTGTTTATATATCTTACCATatacattgtgtatatatgtatatttatacatctatatatatatttatacatatatatatatattaagaggACTTactatgcacattttttttttggttgcaccacacagcatgcagagTCTTAGTTCCCCAAAACAGGGATGGAAcatgcaccccctgcagtggaagtgtggagtcttaaccactggaccaccagggatgtcctgcTATGCACTTCTCTAagcacttaacaaatgttaattcatttaatgcttGCAATGATCTTATAATATGGGTATTACAATTTTtctaataagaaaactgaggccagaaagtttaagtcacacagttaataatCAGCAGAATCAAACTCCAAATCTAACCCATATAGCTCCAAAGCCATGTTCTTCCCAGTTTTTCTCTACTGCCTTTGATGTTAGTGATACTTTAAAGAGTTTCAGCTTATAAAGTGCCTCAGATCACTTTATGTTCTTGAACAGATCAAGGAAAGGCTAGTTTTTTCTGCCGTGACAAACAACCCAAAGTTTAGATGCTTGGAAGAATCAGAGGTTTATTTCCTGCTCACACTACACATCCCCTCAGGTTGGTGGGTGTCTTAGATGGATGACATTCTCATTCAAAGGCTTAAGCTGACAGTTGTCATCTAAAATATTACTAATAGGGGAAGGGCATGTGGCAAATCATACACTAGCTTCCAAAAACTTCCACCCAATGTTGTGCATCACTGCCACACTCTTCCCACTGCACAGCCCTACCTAACTTCACTGGCCATACCAGCAACACTGTGTGCCCAGAGGAGGAAGTCCACGATGTTGCCCAGCAGCATTAATGACTCCCATGGAGACTTTATACTCATTACACAGACTACAATAATTTCTAAAACATAGTTTAGCAATGTTTCTAAACACACTTTCCAAAATTTAGATAattagat
This Phocoena sinus isolate mPhoSin1 chromosome 4, mPhoSin1.pri, whole genome shotgun sequence DNA region includes the following protein-coding sequences:
- the LOC116752573 gene encoding LOW QUALITY PROTEIN: keratin-associated protein 7-1 (The sequence of the model RefSeq protein was modified relative to this genomic sequence to represent the inferred CDS: substituted 2 bases at 2 genomic stop codons) gives rise to the protein MTHYFCYGSYFPGNPCXATDFHRTFRATLLNCVMPLGSPLNYSYGXNGYSSLGYGFGGSNINNLGYGYGGSFCRPWGSGSGFGYSTY